The following proteins are encoded in a genomic region of Nocardioides renjunii:
- a CDS encoding SMP-30/gluconolactonase/LRE family protein has translation MGRLLVSGAAAVLGLTMLTGAPTATARAVPLDGTFPSRIALPNGFQPEGIAIGPGPTAWFGSRADGDIYEVSLRTGRGRVISEGPGTPSVGLKSDRQGRLYVAGGASGTARVVDTDTGELLADLTLTTGTSFVNDVVLTRDAAWFTDSSQPQLYRLARTSRGPAASATTVPLTGDWVQGAGFGANGISTTPTGRHLLVVNSTSGLLYRVDPTTGAATEVDLGGASLTMGDGMLRQGRTLYVVRNRSNQVAVLRLSRDGLSGRLVRTITAADLDEDTSFDVPTTVARFGADLYLPNARFTTPPTPTTEYWVTKVRARAGS, from the coding sequence ATGGGTCGTCTGCTCGTCTCCGGCGCCGCTGCTGTGCTCGGCCTGACCATGCTCACCGGCGCACCGACCGCCACGGCGAGGGCGGTGCCGCTCGACGGCACCTTCCCCTCCCGGATCGCGCTTCCGAACGGCTTCCAGCCCGAGGGGATCGCCATCGGACCGGGCCCGACGGCCTGGTTCGGCTCGCGCGCCGACGGCGACATCTACGAGGTGTCGCTGCGCACCGGCCGCGGCCGGGTGATCAGCGAGGGCCCCGGCACCCCCTCGGTCGGGCTGAAGTCCGACCGCCAGGGACGTCTGTACGTCGCCGGCGGCGCGTCCGGCACGGCCCGGGTCGTCGACACCGACACCGGCGAGCTGCTCGCCGACCTGACCCTCACGACCGGGACCAGCTTCGTCAACGACGTGGTGCTCACCCGCGACGCGGCGTGGTTCACCGACTCCTCGCAGCCGCAGCTCTACCGCCTCGCGCGCACCTCGCGCGGGCCGGCCGCCAGCGCGACCACCGTCCCGCTCACCGGCGACTGGGTGCAGGGCGCGGGCTTCGGCGCCAACGGCATCAGCACCACCCCCACCGGCCGCCACCTGCTCGTGGTCAACTCCACCAGCGGGCTGCTCTACCGCGTCGACCCGACCACGGGTGCCGCGACGGAGGTCGACCTGGGCGGGGCGTCGCTCACGATGGGCGACGGCATGCTCCGGCAGGGCCGCACGCTCTACGTCGTGCGCAACCGGTCGAACCAGGTCGCCGTCCTGCGGCTCTCGCGCGACGGGCTCAGCGGCCGGCTGGTGCGCACCATCACCGCCGCGGACCTCGACGAGGACACGAGCTTCGACGTGCCGACGACGGTCGCGCGGTTCGGTGCCGACCTCTACCTGCCCA